The proteins below come from a single Roseiflexus sp. RS-1 genomic window:
- a CDS encoding DUF11 domain-containing protein: MPEHSSRSAVPRRRAVMLALLLLVLAALGAAATGIARADGSTTPGPGWVAADAIVSSECVPSGPNRSDCFSRVVRAEGLYEFVPRRIPVGASTDPQRPSSPPVVIDRPQCRVNGEFIFYPPGNWHYGQRWVKAVRVTYEVDPAYADLPIQYRRYKVVITSEWRPTAGPTYAFYATEGCEKVPSWVPTATPAGGGGTPTRPPGTPPPGTSMTTTPTRPADPGTQTPVPTATATPPLCIPAPIDPVPLTLFAGNTNHYNNNGQPFTPYSGRYSGADGSKYYDGAAWGQMLHGDLTDLNGMAQERRLWTQVPANAVAEARYHFEFGRRMFDASDVARSRGAMVILQDLGADMQPGSGDDRLLAFLSMGDANLFDNPANRRLRVHGSRLDAYPRLNLPGRPSGWQAALAPGVQVWSNAFFSWQGNRTPPYAWRSWPQPEQRDANGNLTRFAEDWLYTDEYGTNHGPLMLRFITERGRAYRMVMLNTVPGCNTDMLSTISQLYFFTDPGANVAVEKQAPERASRNQMVGYSLTVRNTSQTTVNNVVLTDTLPLGMPFGGADLTLRDPNTGETTTERVTATVSLAPSWTDGRTLVWNLGNLAPGEVRTIDLTVPATDAAPDAATNVAVVSAANDGDPNDNRAEATTVFVRTNVRVRITTPRIVRPGQEFETVISYENTSPEDATNVLLDYQVVPDVTIVGATPGHQEMNNERPVWRLGTVAAGQRGTVRVRVQVPPADSPALPVAVLHLARISADADADPMDNAAQATTTVLVVPPPQRGEERLRIHSEFDPERGVYLSEGTTVTWPAGEVMDFTPFIAPDNRQVGLPYYRLDRKVVAWSFVGTGNLNLIGATCKAREEPTAEDVQHADLSRLKGCIYRYHVSPSSAQMRWQGHLFWGQYAPERMRQDVYVRTPLPTRGTDLRIQYAVLTEAVETGYEDVDGDGRTDSVLERRTDVFEATYRVEFVVPRDAR, translated from the coding sequence ATGCCCGAACATTCCAGTCGCTCCGCCGTTCCGCGCCGCCGCGCGGTCATGCTCGCGCTGCTCCTGCTCGTCCTCGCCGCGCTCGGCGCCGCTGCGACCGGCATTGCGCGGGCGGACGGCAGCACGACGCCCGGACCCGGATGGGTCGCGGCGGACGCCATTGTGTCATCGGAGTGCGTGCCGTCCGGTCCCAACCGCAGCGACTGCTTTTCGCGCGTCGTCCGCGCCGAAGGACTGTACGAGTTCGTCCCGCGGCGCATCCCGGTCGGCGCATCGACTGACCCGCAGCGCCCATCATCCCCGCCCGTCGTCATCGACCGCCCGCAGTGCCGCGTCAACGGCGAATTCATCTTCTATCCGCCGGGGAACTGGCATTACGGGCAGCGGTGGGTGAAAGCCGTCAGAGTCACCTATGAGGTCGACCCTGCCTATGCCGATCTTCCAATCCAGTACCGTCGCTATAAAGTAGTGATCACATCGGAATGGCGCCCGACGGCAGGACCGACCTACGCCTTCTACGCCACAGAGGGGTGCGAGAAAGTTCCGTCCTGGGTTCCCACCGCGACCCCGGCGGGCGGCGGGGGAACCCCCACCCGCCCGCCGGGCACGCCCCCGCCGGGCACGAGCATGACGACCACGCCGACGAGACCCGCCGATCCGGGGACGCAGACGCCGGTTCCGACGGCGACGGCGACGCCGCCGCTGTGCATTCCTGCGCCGATCGACCCCGTGCCGCTGACGCTCTTTGCGGGGAACACGAACCACTACAACAACAACGGGCAGCCGTTCACGCCGTACAGCGGGCGCTACTCCGGCGCCGACGGGTCGAAATACTATGACGGCGCCGCGTGGGGGCAGATGCTCCACGGCGACCTGACTGACCTCAACGGCATGGCGCAGGAGCGCCGCCTCTGGACGCAGGTTCCGGCGAACGCCGTGGCGGAGGCGCGCTATCACTTCGAGTTCGGGCGGCGCATGTTCGACGCCTCGGACGTAGCCCGTTCCCGCGGCGCGATGGTCATTCTCCAGGACCTCGGCGCCGACATGCAACCGGGCAGCGGCGACGACCGCCTGCTGGCGTTCCTGTCGATGGGCGACGCAAACTTGTTCGATAACCCGGCGAACCGCCGCTTGCGCGTGCACGGGTCGCGCCTCGACGCCTACCCCCGCCTCAACCTGCCCGGACGCCCGTCCGGGTGGCAGGCGGCGCTGGCGCCGGGCGTGCAGGTCTGGAGCAACGCCTTCTTCTCCTGGCAGGGGAACCGGACGCCGCCGTACGCCTGGCGTTCGTGGCCGCAGCCGGAGCAGCGCGACGCCAACGGCAATCTGACGCGATTCGCCGAAGACTGGCTCTATACGGACGAGTACGGAACCAACCACGGACCGCTCATGCTGCGCTTCATCACGGAACGCGGACGGGCGTACCGGATGGTGATGCTCAACACCGTTCCAGGGTGCAACACCGATATGCTGTCCACCATCTCGCAACTCTACTTCTTCACCGACCCCGGCGCGAACGTGGCGGTGGAGAAGCAGGCGCCGGAGCGCGCGTCGCGCAACCAGATGGTCGGCTACAGTCTGACGGTGCGCAACACGTCGCAGACGACGGTGAACAACGTCGTGCTGACCGACACGCTGCCGCTCGGCATGCCGTTCGGCGGCGCCGATCTGACGCTGCGCGACCCGAACACGGGCGAAACGACCACCGAGCGGGTGACGGCGACGGTCAGTCTGGCGCCGTCGTGGACCGACGGACGGACGCTGGTGTGGAACCTCGGCAATCTGGCGCCGGGCGAGGTGCGGACGATTGATCTGACCGTTCCGGCGACCGACGCGGCGCCGGATGCAGCGACGAACGTTGCGGTCGTCAGCGCCGCCAATGACGGCGACCCGAACGACAACCGCGCCGAAGCGACGACGGTCTTCGTGCGCACGAACGTCAGGGTGCGCATCACGACGCCGCGCATCGTGCGACCCGGGCAGGAGTTCGAGACGGTGATCTCCTACGAGAACACCTCGCCGGAGGACGCCACGAACGTGCTGCTCGACTATCAGGTCGTCCCCGACGTAACGATCGTCGGCGCGACGCCGGGACACCAGGAGATGAACAACGAACGCCCGGTCTGGCGGTTGGGGACGGTCGCCGCCGGGCAACGCGGAACGGTGCGCGTGCGCGTGCAGGTTCCGCCGGCGGACAGTCCGGCGCTGCCGGTGGCGGTGCTGCACCTGGCGCGCATCTCTGCGGACGCGGACGCAGACCCGATGGACAATGCGGCGCAGGCGACGACGACGGTGCTGGTGGTTCCGCCGCCGCAGCGCGGCGAAGAGCGCCTGCGCATTCACTCGGAGTTCGACCCGGAGCGCGGGGTGTACCTGAGCGAAGGGACGACGGTGACGTGGCCGGCGGGCGAAGTGATGGACTTCACGCCGTTCATCGCGCCGGACAACCGTCAGGTCGGACTGCCGTACTACCGCCTGGATCGGAAGGTCGTGGCGTGGAGTTTCGTCGGAACAGGGAACCTGAACCTGATCGGCGCGACGTGCAAGGCGCGTGAGGAGCCGACTGCGGAAGACGTGCAGCACGCCGACCTGTCGCGACTGAAGGGATGCATCTATCGCTATCACGTCAGCCCGTCGTCGGCGCAGATGCGCTGGCAGGGGCATCTGTTCTGGGGGCAGTACGCGCCGGAGCGCATGCGCCAGGACGTGTACGTGCGCACGCCGTTGCCGACGCGCGGAACCGACCTGCGCATCCAGTACGCGGTGCTGACGGAAGCCGTGGAAACAGGGTACGAGGACGTGGACGGCGACGGGCGCACCGACAGCGTGCTGGAGCGACGCACCGACGTGTTTGAGGCGACCTATCGGGTGGAATTCGTCGTACCACGCGACGCGCGGTAG
- a CDS encoding TadE/TadG family type IV pilus assembly protein, with the protein MNHRFETGRTDRAVDVEAWMGLFGAMAGVGGWVLLADAVEAIARAGDASTPALVGLIGAGAVTSGATALALLHVVADDEDKRSLPINALRALALITIGAGVAALTLATDRAAGATASSAVLGRVMIGVALIVGGFGVALLFIWKMRRDMRSAKGGEAGLTKNDAKGAAMMEDTYRAASIPIKNHRNGQALIEMALVLMVVLVVIFGGVAAVQAVGAHYTVSQAVRVAAHQAAVRGSTGGLMDDQEYPLASAPGPVAEAARTAFVGSVFAEPQYATIRVRCATNPCRRYSTITVTIRYTAEVWTPVPGLSDIRINRSATRATEQDTDD; encoded by the coding sequence ATGAACCATCGTTTTGAAACCGGACGAACGGATCGCGCCGTTGACGTTGAAGCCTGGATGGGTCTCTTCGGCGCGATGGCTGGGGTCGGCGGCTGGGTACTGCTGGCGGATGCAGTGGAAGCGATTGCGCGCGCCGGTGACGCCAGTACTCCGGCACTGGTCGGGTTGATCGGCGCTGGCGCCGTGACCAGCGGCGCCACGGCGCTGGCGCTCCTGCATGTCGTTGCAGATGACGAAGATAAGAGATCGCTGCCGATCAATGCGTTGCGCGCGCTGGCACTGATCACCATCGGCGCGGGTGTGGCGGCATTGACCCTGGCAACCGATCGTGCAGCAGGTGCTACGGCATCCTCCGCAGTTCTTGGTCGGGTGATGATCGGCGTGGCGCTGATCGTCGGAGGTTTTGGCGTTGCCCTGCTATTCATCTGGAAGATGCGAAGGGATATGCGCTCCGCAAAAGGTGGTGAGGCTGGCTTGACAAAAAACGATGCGAAAGGAGCGGCGATGATGGAGGACACATATCGCGCTGCCAGCATACCGATCAAGAACCATCGCAACGGACAGGCGCTCATCGAGATGGCGCTCGTGCTGATGGTTGTGCTGGTTGTCATTTTCGGCGGCGTCGCGGCGGTGCAGGCGGTTGGCGCTCACTACACCGTAAGCCAGGCGGTGCGGGTTGCGGCGCACCAGGCAGCGGTGCGTGGATCGACCGGCGGCTTGATGGACGACCAGGAGTATCCGCTGGCATCGGCGCCGGGACCGGTGGCGGAAGCAGCGCGAACGGCGTTTGTCGGCAGCGTATTTGCGGAGCCGCAGTATGCCACCATTCGGGTGCGCTGTGCAACAAACCCGTGCCGACGCTACAGCACGATCACCGTCACCATCAGGTACACAGCCGAAGTCTGGACCCCTGTTCCAGGACTGAGCGACATCCGGATCAACCGGAGTGCGACGCGCGCAACCGAACAGGATACAGACGACTGA
- a CDS encoding SAF domain-containing protein, translated as MSSSLSAPLSSALTPKKSQVAPMLLLIVGIMTSLAAAAYGYIESRRTERVVIAARDIPYAAQITVDDLAVIELPLHRPVQVAGITDPQAVIGQYATRQIGMNDLLNPGMLAASPPDEPVYPNGRKLERNMVPAPFALTGVGPVTDRDRLNIGFIASDPSLCDRERADVPLGTILDAPATLLVMSEGSRSYACRWMSGIPILYIEGEIAYLEMTPAQAHALRALQAANVALWAERYGAASDPLQYMDRLDAAQVILPDLTRPMTETLRIEPQVIPGATLPVPGAHAPIPGAPAQPSSDAAPDPLP; from the coding sequence ATGTCCTCAAGCCTCTCCGCACCGCTGAGCAGCGCCCTCACACCAAAGAAATCGCAGGTGGCGCCAATGCTGTTGCTCATCGTCGGGATTATGACATCACTCGCCGCTGCGGCATATGGCTACATCGAGAGTCGTCGCACCGAGCGCGTAGTCATCGCAGCGCGCGACATTCCATATGCGGCGCAGATCACGGTCGACGATCTCGCGGTCATCGAATTGCCACTGCACCGTCCGGTGCAGGTTGCTGGCATCACCGATCCGCAGGCAGTCATCGGGCAGTATGCAACACGGCAGATCGGCATGAACGATCTCCTCAACCCCGGCATGCTGGCAGCCAGCCCGCCTGATGAGCCGGTCTATCCAAACGGACGCAAACTGGAGCGCAATATGGTTCCTGCACCGTTTGCGCTGACCGGCGTCGGTCCGGTGACCGACCGCGACCGGTTGAATATCGGGTTTATCGCCAGTGATCCGTCGTTGTGCGACCGGGAGCGCGCGGATGTGCCTTTGGGGACGATCCTGGATGCACCGGCAACGCTTCTGGTGATGTCGGAAGGATCGCGGTCGTATGCCTGCCGCTGGATGTCGGGGATTCCGATCCTGTACATCGAAGGCGAAATCGCCTATCTGGAGATGACCCCCGCGCAGGCGCATGCGTTACGGGCGTTACAGGCGGCAAATGTGGCGCTGTGGGCGGAACGCTACGGCGCCGCCAGCGATCCGTTGCAGTACATGGATCGCCTCGATGCGGCGCAGGTGATACTGCCCGATCTGACGCGCCCGATGACCGAGACGCTGCGTATCGAGCCACAGGTCATACCTGGAGCGACTCTTCCGGTTCCCGGTGCACATGCGCCAATCCCCGGCGCACCGGCACAACCTTCCTCCGACGCTGCACCCGATCCATTGCCCTGA
- a CDS encoding ATPase, T2SS/T4P/T4SS family, whose protein sequence is MSEFFMNGHTEKPEMCVHDPPDVAPTPAERLAELRFCQDTGRLSNWQRPVAETLLRAGLGEGYTAAEWAEVAWYGPLDAWVRAGSRVSDMFIDGPDRTIVVVEEGNRSDTGIRVCNEWLRWTQRQLLLRAGFVTPDDPDDWRNADGQIVHALYGTADRRLRFAVTRPPYTPDGATIAVRVLPARWKTIDDLVQHEGGVLSREAADLLIEAIRRGVTLLIAGSAGSGKTTLTAALLQAIAAEKRVIIIEDARELPLPPDGMAVEVLRSRSSFAHCVRLTLRQRPDLIVLGEVRGPEALAMLEAAATGHPGICTIHAPDTLTALRNLERFATLDGLASPGVVRGMMTSGAVPLIAVHIGIYGGRRRVGQIVEVIVTSGSQAGDSLPHNPLFAFNHATNRLERKYPVQGAWGKGRL, encoded by the coding sequence ATGTCAGAGTTTTTTATGAACGGTCATACAGAAAAACCGGAAATGTGCGTGCACGACCCTCCCGATGTCGCGCCCACTCCAGCCGAGCGCCTGGCAGAGTTGCGGTTTTGTCAGGACACCGGACGGTTGAGCAACTGGCAGCGTCCGGTGGCGGAGACATTGCTGCGCGCCGGTCTTGGCGAGGGATACACCGCTGCGGAATGGGCGGAAGTTGCCTGGTACGGTCCGCTCGACGCATGGGTTCGCGCTGGCTCGCGCGTCTCGGACATGTTCATCGACGGACCTGATCGAACGATTGTGGTCGTCGAAGAGGGCAATCGAAGCGATACCGGGATTCGCGTCTGCAATGAATGGCTGCGCTGGACGCAGCGCCAGTTGCTGCTGCGGGCCGGATTCGTCACTCCTGATGACCCGGACGACTGGCGCAACGCCGATGGGCAGATCGTCCACGCGCTCTACGGCACCGCCGACCGGCGATTGCGTTTTGCCGTCACCCGTCCGCCGTACACCCCGGACGGCGCGACGATTGCGGTACGCGTGCTTCCTGCTCGCTGGAAAACGATCGATGATCTGGTTCAGCACGAAGGAGGCGTGCTTTCACGTGAAGCCGCCGACCTGTTGATTGAAGCCATCCGGCGCGGCGTCACCCTTCTGATTGCCGGAAGCGCAGGCAGCGGCAAGACGACCCTTACTGCCGCCTTGCTCCAGGCAATCGCTGCTGAGAAGCGCGTCATCATCATCGAAGACGCGCGCGAACTGCCGCTGCCGCCGGACGGGATGGCGGTAGAAGTGCTGCGCAGTCGCAGCAGTTTTGCACACTGCGTCCGGCTAACGCTCCGGCAGCGTCCCGACCTGATTGTTCTCGGAGAAGTGCGCGGACCGGAAGCGCTGGCGATGCTCGAAGCCGCTGCCACCGGGCATCCCGGCATCTGCACGATCCACGCCCCCGATACGCTGACCGCGCTGCGCAACCTGGAGCGATTCGCCACGCTCGATGGGCTGGCGTCACCGGGCGTGGTGCGCGGCATGATGACAAGCGGCGCTGTACCCCTGATCGCGGTGCATATTGGCATCTATGGCGGGCGTCGTCGTGTCGGGCAGATCGTCGAGGTCATTGTTACGAGCGGCAGTCAGGCAGGTGATTCGCTGCCACACAACCCATTGTTCGCATTCAATCACGCCACGAACCGCCTCGAACGGAAATATCCCGTTCAGGGCGCATGGGGCAAAGGTCGGCTGTAA
- a CDS encoding nucleotide-binding protein, whose protein sequence is MAIELLLVTNTTGLVEALGCYNGILPFPAPNLARVRSLVAGDQPPPVVYLEDTRGTIADLWETIHVAQAHGVRVLVGLQSIGMVHASDFTDAGLSVTTIREPEALAGWIAQQLGVGRRLAARQVTIAVAGAKGGIGKSLVVASLAEGMRRRGLRVLVVDGDLSNSGLVPEFRIPAGFGSFLTLRQEGRGHTQFTPSNVARLIWRHAPSGIDFLLGADEAALAADFTLPDWRALMQAVGSLGEVLEQDYDVVLIDTGPDMKKRPYALEAARNGGWVVLPAPPGRKERAGVGIALQQFAAHQPDLTDRCMLILMEPERGVTVGLRQVAPLFARHWPRARVIGTLPRDPYLVSLANEESDRYVSPLDVGRFRPFSLAVHNIVEEMCRIIGLSLPQPKPSVSLFRRWFPGRPALVVNGAR, encoded by the coding sequence ATGGCAATCGAACTCTTACTGGTCACCAACACAACAGGTCTGGTCGAAGCGCTTGGGTGCTACAACGGCATTCTTCCTTTCCCGGCGCCGAACCTGGCGCGCGTGCGCAGCCTGGTCGCAGGCGATCAACCGCCGCCGGTGGTGTATCTGGAGGATACACGCGGTACCATCGCCGACCTGTGGGAAACCATTCACGTGGCGCAGGCGCATGGCGTGCGGGTGCTGGTCGGTCTCCAGAGCATTGGGATGGTTCACGCCAGCGACTTCACCGACGCCGGGCTGTCGGTCACAACCATACGCGAGCCTGAAGCGCTGGCGGGCTGGATCGCGCAGCAACTCGGCGTTGGCAGGCGTCTTGCCGCTCGCCAGGTGACGATTGCCGTCGCCGGGGCGAAGGGCGGCATCGGGAAAAGCCTGGTGGTCGCGTCACTCGCTGAGGGAATGCGCCGACGCGGGTTACGAGTGCTGGTGGTTGATGGCGATCTCTCGAATTCGGGGCTGGTGCCGGAGTTTCGCATCCCGGCAGGTTTTGGCTCATTTCTGACCCTGCGCCAGGAAGGGCGCGGGCATACTCAGTTTACGCCGTCCAACGTCGCGCGCCTGATCTGGCGACACGCTCCCAGCGGCATCGATTTCCTGCTTGGCGCCGATGAAGCGGCGCTTGCTGCCGACTTCACCCTGCCCGACTGGCGCGCGCTGATGCAGGCAGTTGGCAGTCTGGGCGAGGTGCTCGAACAGGATTACGATGTTGTTCTGATCGACACCGGTCCTGATATGAAAAAGCGCCCCTACGCGCTCGAAGCGGCGCGCAACGGCGGATGGGTCGTGTTGCCGGCGCCGCCGGGACGCAAGGAACGCGCGGGGGTCGGCATTGCGCTGCAACAGTTCGCTGCCCATCAACCCGATCTGACCGACCGCTGCATGCTGATACTGATGGAACCTGAGCGCGGCGTAACGGTTGGATTGCGTCAGGTTGCGCCGCTGTTCGCCCGCCACTGGCCCCGGGCGCGCGTCATTGGCACGCTCCCGCGCGATCCGTACCTGGTCAGCCTGGCAAACGAAGAGTCGGATCGCTACGTTTCGCCACTGGATGTCGGGCGATTTCGCCCCTTCTCGCTCGCAGTCCACAACATTGTCGAAGAGATGTGTCGCATCATCGGGCTGTCACTTCCACAACCAAAGCCGTCTGTGAGCCTGTTCCGGCGCTGGTTTCCCGGCAGGCCCGCGCTGGTCGTGAACGGCGCGCGGTGA
- a CDS encoding ATPase, T2SS/T4P/T4SS family, whose translation MNHPGPSNSGGPPPLSIEEDGGLATLLGGPTDTLGREAVLREAAILQAARDELQHAFSTDERRRLLNPFAPAGERNTEVITVLRRAIGQHRTRGGPLARVPTDDETLLAIFAATIGWGPAQRYLDDPRVNEVKIIGRRIRVQESGKPFLTVAEQFASAAEVRDRAMLLASLMGVHLDAQNPQETLPADHGTRIHATIPPRIPTDDGALICIRRGRRVAWDVHDLMQRGAFNQQIADLLLLLARARCSFLIAGRTGSGKTALLEALANSWPGDPHILTIEDHMQEIHIRRADLWTREQVNTQRDPDAFGRVAREALRQTPDLLCPGEIRGNEAGAVLALVLSDHPVITTLHARSCSEAIERFASFAAMPGAYMYEGRRGDALRDAASGFDVVIKLDNWEELGLRLITDIALLDGAVVDQGVLRPALVPLARVDVLPDGRIDWRCRATVSAGGLLEWDEGDPTPESLREKLVRARALAQVRQTATSLDAVADAISRAQTHTLAGEPERALATLRTAWLQRRDPRLIGAAQDALNQAPGMFASLIQQADTESAALQRLMASNRWRDARLAFDAIMTDLALAAHAAPPGGWEAVEALIRQGIAAELAAEEARIEAERALNQGQARLAVDMLARFTPSDLPLSIALPLIRVREQAMEQLVKAGQGSAAALATVRAQRGALEASGEHHVSATTSA comes from the coding sequence ATGAATCATCCAGGTCCATCCAATTCGGGAGGTCCGCCGCCACTTTCTATTGAAGAAGACGGCGGTCTGGCAACCCTGCTCGGCGGGCCAACCGATACGCTGGGGCGCGAAGCAGTGTTGCGCGAGGCGGCGATCCTTCAGGCAGCCCGCGACGAACTGCAACACGCATTCAGCACCGACGAACGACGGCGCCTGCTGAACCCCTTCGCGCCAGCTGGCGAGCGGAATACTGAAGTCATCACTGTGTTGCGCCGGGCAATCGGGCAGCACCGGACGCGCGGCGGTCCGCTGGCGCGCGTCCCGACCGATGATGAAACATTGCTGGCGATCTTTGCTGCGACCATTGGATGGGGACCGGCGCAACGCTATCTCGACGATCCGCGCGTCAACGAAGTCAAGATTATTGGGCGTCGCATTCGCGTGCAGGAGAGCGGCAAACCGTTCCTCACCGTCGCAGAACAGTTTGCCAGCGCCGCCGAAGTGCGGGATCGCGCAATGCTCCTTGCATCGCTCATGGGTGTTCACCTCGATGCCCAAAATCCGCAGGAGACATTGCCTGCCGATCATGGAACACGCATTCACGCGACCATTCCGCCACGCATCCCCACCGATGACGGCGCACTGATCTGCATCCGTCGCGGGCGGCGCGTCGCCTGGGACGTGCACGACCTGATGCAGCGCGGCGCGTTCAACCAGCAGATCGCAGATCTGCTCCTGCTGCTGGCGCGGGCGCGCTGCTCCTTCTTGATCGCCGGACGCACCGGCAGCGGCAAGACGGCGCTGCTCGAAGCGCTCGCCAACTCCTGGCCCGGCGACCCGCACATCCTTACCATCGAAGACCACATGCAGGAGATCCATATCCGCCGCGCCGATCTCTGGACGCGCGAACAGGTGAACACGCAGCGCGATCCCGACGCCTTTGGTCGTGTCGCCAGGGAAGCGCTGCGCCAGACGCCCGATCTTCTCTGTCCGGGCGAAATCCGGGGCAATGAGGCTGGCGCCGTTCTGGCACTGGTTCTCTCCGACCATCCGGTGATCACCACACTGCACGCGCGGTCGTGCAGTGAAGCAATCGAGCGCTTTGCCAGTTTTGCCGCCATGCCAGGAGCGTATATGTATGAAGGTCGGCGTGGTGATGCGCTCCGTGATGCCGCCAGTGGTTTCGATGTGGTGATTAAACTCGATAACTGGGAAGAACTTGGTCTGCGCCTGATCACCGATATTGCGCTCCTCGACGGCGCTGTCGTGGATCAGGGCGTGCTCCGCCCGGCGCTGGTACCGCTGGCGAGGGTCGATGTGCTGCCCGACGGGAGGATTGACTGGCGCTGCCGGGCGACTGTGAGTGCTGGCGGGTTGCTGGAATGGGACGAAGGCGACCCGACGCCTGAGTCGCTGCGTGAGAAACTGGTGCGGGCGCGCGCGCTGGCGCAGGTGCGCCAGACCGCCACATCCCTCGATGCGGTTGCCGATGCGATTTCTCGCGCTCAAACCCACACACTGGCGGGTGAACCGGAACGCGCGCTCGCCACATTGCGCACTGCCTGGTTGCAACGCCGCGATCCGCGCCTGATCGGCGCAGCGCAGGATGCGCTGAATCAGGCGCCGGGCATGTTTGCCAGTCTGATCCAACAGGCAGATACGGAAAGCGCCGCCCTGCAACGCCTCATGGCGTCGAACCGCTGGCGCGATGCGCGCCTGGCGTTCGATGCGATCATGACCGATCTGGCGCTTGCCGCGCACGCTGCCCCTCCCGGTGGCTGGGAAGCGGTTGAAGCGCTGATCCGCCAGGGAATTGCAGCGGAACTTGCCGCAGAAGAAGCGCGGATCGAGGCGGAACGCGCCCTCAATCAGGGGCAGGCGCGTCTTGCGGTAGATATGCTCGCCCGATTCACCCCTTCGGATCTGCCGCTCTCCATTGCGTTACCGCTGATCCGTGTGCGCGAACAGGCAATGGAACAGTTGGTGAAGGCGGGTCAAGGTTCGGCAGCGGCGCTGGCCACCGTGCGCGCGCAACGGGGTGCGCTCGAGGCTTCCGGTGAGCATCACGTCTCAGCCACCACCTCTGCATGA
- a CDS encoding type II secretion system F family protein has protein sequence MDPTSIITPHTTHPETAWLADLTPLAATIAAILIVTFLMQSRLGSALDAWLARRFAPSGADIVDPALRWRPPVIAASRLLAVCVIAALVILVILSRVGPLLVAVVLAGPATALLVWALLWFEEQRYIARIDAALPAFVGRLEAQVRAGSGLQPAIEKVIADMPASPLKAEWSWFLERLGQPIANGFLATAATVCAALRAQTPSRRHATFLSHLEIAIEQPHAALVQRIRAAYEAMQASDRRASMLATELSQMRNTGIALFLINVGITLYLFVVQNERFLTAYRSEPGLIVGAVLALVVSLPLVGGYLLGRAEDVTY, from the coding sequence ATGGATCCGACGTCGATCATCACGCCGCACACGACCCATCCCGAAACTGCATGGCTGGCGGACCTGACGCCGCTGGCAGCGACGATCGCCGCAATCCTGATCGTGACATTCCTGATGCAGAGCCGCCTGGGATCGGCGCTCGATGCCTGGCTTGCGCGACGATTCGCTCCTTCCGGCGCAGATATTGTCGATCCGGCGCTGCGCTGGCGCCCGCCGGTTATTGCCGCGTCGCGTCTGCTTGCCGTTTGTGTGATTGCAGCACTGGTCATCCTGGTGATCCTGAGCCGGGTGGGACCGTTGCTCGTCGCCGTTGTGCTGGCAGGACCGGCGACTGCACTGCTCGTCTGGGCATTGCTCTGGTTTGAAGAACAACGCTATATCGCCCGGATCGATGCGGCGCTGCCAGCATTCGTCGGACGGCTGGAAGCGCAGGTGCGCGCCGGTAGCGGTCTGCAACCTGCGATCGAAAAAGTCATTGCCGACATGCCCGCGTCGCCGCTCAAAGCCGAGTGGTCATGGTTTCTGGAGCGATTGGGGCAACCGATCGCCAACGGATTCCTCGCCACAGCAGCGACCGTGTGCGCTGCGTTGCGCGCTCAGACGCCATCGCGTCGCCATGCCACGTTTCTCAGCCATCTGGAAATTGCCATTGAGCAACCGCATGCCGCGCTGGTGCAGCGGATTCGCGCTGCATACGAAGCGATGCAGGCGTCTGACCGCCGCGCCAGTATGCTGGCGACGGAACTCTCCCAAATGCGTAACACCGGCATCGCCCTGTTCCTGATCAATGTCGGCATCACCCTCTACCTGTTCGTCGTCCAGAACGAACGGTTTCTGACAGCATACCGCAGCGAACCGGGCTTGATCGTGGGCGCAGTGCTGGCGCTGGTCGTCAGTCTGCCGCTGGTCGGCGGTTATCTGCTCGGACGCGCCGAAGACGTGACGTACTGA